A window of the Electrophorus electricus isolate fEleEle1 chromosome 11, fEleEle1.pri, whole genome shotgun sequence genome harbors these coding sequences:
- the ints12 gene encoding integrator complex subunit 12, which translates to MAGAVSLELDPVFLKGLGYLHSKSKDSAEKLRALLDESLARGSESVYRSSLKEVEVTKVSLPKINKPEAKSSSNSSSSSSSSSSSSSSSSSSGSGKSSSSEKSKKEAEKRPAEKVRVECTDAVEPLKKQRLDRPESRSSPITFQHKDPPLADFSYGDETNADDFAMEMGLVCVVCRQMTVTSGNQLVECQECHNLYHQECHKPQVTDKDVNDPRLVWYCARCTRQMKRMAQKTQKPPQKAAPAVSLSAAPVVKEPLVKKPELKAKPEAAGSFQAFKRTEMKVSTVTSGSSSSSGSSLPSGSALTGWAAFTKTTTAGASGSKPGPSKPPPPPAGPKPMGLSALASVKPSAKAPGGAGGGAGGGSGNGNNGSSTAQLKVPPPLTLGKQPLSRSASGESLGKPMTTGSTSPGTAPSSGPGGNGSSVVNSGGNGGCTSSNNNNSNAGAKVSADGKTPTSQESQLNAMKRLQMVKKKAAQRKMKK; encoded by the exons GCCAGGGGCAGCGAGTCAGTTTACCGGTCGTCACTAAAG GAAGTCGAGGTGACCAAGGTGTCACtgccaaaaataaacaaaccagagGCCAAGTCATCATCCAATTCGTCCTCCTCGTCTTCGTCCTCGTCTTCATCCTCGTCCTCCAGCAGCAGTAGTGGCAGCGGAAAGTCAAGCAGCTCAGAGAAAAGCAagaaggaggcagagaaaagACCCGCTGAGAAG GTGAGGGTGGAGTGCACTGATGCGGTGGAGCCCCTGAAAAAGCAGAGGCTGGACAGGCCAGAGAGCCGCTCATCCCCCATCACCTTCCAGCACAAGGACCCCCCCCTCGCAGACTTCAGTTACGGCGACGAGACCAATGCCGACGACTTTGCCATGGAGATGGGCCTCGTCTGTGTGGTCTGCCG ACAGATGACAGTCACATCAGGAAATCAGCTTGTGGAGTGTCAGGAGTGTCACAATCTGTACCACCAAGAATGCCACAAGCCTCAGGTTACAGACAAGGATGTGAACGACCCACGTCTGGTGTGGTACTGTGCGCGCTGCACCAGACAGATGAAGCGCATG GCTCAGAAGACCCAGAAGCCTCCTCAGAAGGCAGCGCCTGCAGTGTCTCTATCGGCTGCTCCCGTGGTGAAGGAGCCCCTGGTGAAGAAGCCGGAGCTCAAGGCCAAGCCGGAAGCGGCCGGATCTTTCCAGGCCTTCAAGAGGACAGAGATGAAG GTGTCCACAGTGACATCGGGAAGCTCTTCAAGCAGCGGATCATCTCTGCCCTCGGGCAGCGCTCTCACGGGCTGGGCTGCTTTTACAAAAACCACCACAGCAGGGGCCTCCGGCAGCAAGCCCGGCCCCAGcaagccccccccaccccccgcagGGCCCAAGCCCATGGGTCTGTCTGCACTGGCCAGCGTGAAGCCGAGTGCCAAAGCACCAGGAGGTGCCGGCGGCGGTGCCGGAGGCGGGAGCGGTAATGGGAATAACGGTTCGTCCACAGCGCAGCTGAAAGTACCCCCTCCTCTCACGCTGGGCAAACAGCCTCTGAGCCGCTCGGCCAGCGGGGAGAGCCTGGGCAAGCCGATGACCACGGGCTCTACCTCGCCTGGAACGGCGCCCTCCAGTGGCCCGGGGGGCAACGGCAGCTCGGTCGTCAACAGTGGTGGAAACGGGGGCTGCACCAgcagcaataacaataacagtaacGCCGGGGCCAAAGTGTCAGCAGATGGCAAAACGCCGACATCCCAGGAGTCTCAGCTCAACGCCATGAAGAGACTGCAGATGGTGAAGAAGAAAGCCGcacagaggaagatgaagaaatga
- the arhgef38 gene encoding rho guanine nucleotide exchange factor 38 has product MDPKETGVNDRENEQEEKKEKDRGIKRRNRLFFRYLERRRTDTIVDEDSSKGDINIGTLVRRSQSDKTEYSSKLKEKMSPHDLSFPTSRTLHPEEIRHKKMMKRSKVIEELVRTEGDYLMDLDLCVREVLLPLRTAQVVDVDRLFTNMESVCAVSDELLHRLQKATAEPDPESKLIGDIFIQTKDLMEDVYKIYCYHHDEASALLKTYEKQEAIQQHFRTCISALKQIYDQEGKPNLLDMGSLLIKPVQRIMKYPLLLSELWLATPTDHPDNQPLQEALTAAKIINVNINEFKRRKDIVMKYKRSDDEGTLKGRLNKFNIHSIRKKSDRITGYFKILTGVEPQVRDEVFDKEEKFFRNLEKAVRQLVKNVGAFQLYAQDLISVGVQSAEDLEAIMKDSDKIDTNGYQHRRNGHDPYKQLSERVEQVVLAPLSTLQAMFSAPQKLIQKRYDKLLDRCSCPDAPSSCSEEQLQAQRDYQALNAQLAEELQRFNNAASTILTNCLLGVVGLLRDLMQSARPPVQQLLAPLSNASEVQHSLMEEICSLAFVRENSQRLMERKVSFEKREKKNATPEAQRQTQADRARLREEFPVERLYRLRRNCNACQDEDVTLLEGELVGVLEDHDPLGSTSRWLVDTGTTRGYVYSTFLKAYNPQRDVSECPDDFDNLSLFVSGSRSGSLYNFSRYNTPDSASTPADQQGETESPQDETGMAVEQHFYAVYAFNARCAQELSLQEYQPVRILQFCDLGGNKDWWLAEVNGQKGYVPANYLGKMSYA; this is encoded by the exons AGAAAATGTCTCCCCACGATCTGTCATTTCCCACCTCCCGCACCCTCCACCCAGAAGAGATCCGCCACAAGAAAATGatgaaaaggtcaaaggtcattgaGGAACTTGTGAGGACAGAGGGAGATTACCTGATGGATTTGGATCTATGTGTCAGAGAAGTGCTGCTGCCTCTGCGAACTGCACAG gtagtggATGTTGACCGTCTCTTCACCAACATGGAGtctgtttgtgctgtgtctGACGAGCTTCTGCACAGGTTACAGAAGGCCACTGCAGAACCTGACCCAGAGTCAAAGCTTATAG GGGACATTTTCATCCAAACCAAAGATCTCATGGAGGACGTGTACAAGATCTACTGCTACCACCATGATGAGGCCAGTGCTCTGCTGAAGACCTACGAGAAACAGGAGGCCATCCAGCAACACTTCAGAACCTGCATATCAGCACTAAA GCAGATTTATGACCAAGA AGGGAAGCCCAATCTCTTGGACATGGGGTCCCTGCTTATTAAACCTGTGCAGCGCATCATGAAATACCCTCTCTTACTGTCCGAGCTGTGGCTGGCCACGCCCACTGATCACCCTGACAACCAGCCACTTCAGGAAGCACTGACAGCAGCGAAAATCATTAACGTCAACATCAATGAGTTCAAACGGAGGAAAGACATTG tgatgaaGTACAAAAGGAGTGATGATGAGGGCACACTGAAGGGGAGACTCAACAAGTTCAATATTCACTCCATCCGCAAAAAATCTGACCGCATCACTGGCTACTTCAAGATCCTCACGGGAGTCGAGCCGCAG GTGCGTGACGAGGTGTTCGATAAGGAAGAGAAATTCTTCCGGAACCTGGAGAAAGCCGTCAGGCAGCTGGTTAAAAATGTCGGCGCCTTCCAGCTCTACGCACAG GACTTGATCTCTGTCGGAGTGCAGAGTGCTGAAGACTTGGAAGCCATAATGAAGGATTCAGACAAAATAGACACCAACGGCTACCAGCACAGGAGGAACGGGCATGATCCCTACAAACAGCTG AGTGAGCGGGTGGAGCAGGTGGTGCTGGCTCCCCTTTCCACCCTGCAGGCCATGTTCTCTGCCCCACAGAAGCTGATCCAGAAGCGTTATGACAAGCTCCTGGATCGCTGTAGCTGCCCCGACGCACCCTCTTCCTGCAGCGAGGAGCAACTGCAGGCGCAGCGGGACTACCAGGCCTTGAACGCCCAGCTGGCGGAGGAGCTCCAGCGCTTCAACAACGCCGCCAGCACCATCCTCACCAACTGCCTGCTGGGTGTGGTGGGACTGCTCAGAGACCTCATGCAGTCAGCCAGGCCTCCAGTACAGCAGCtgctt GCTCCACTGTCGAATGCCAGCGAAGTCCAGCACAGCCTCATGGAGGAGATCTGTAGCCTGGCGTTCGTCAGAGAGAACTCCCAGAGGCTGATGGAGCGCAAGGTTAGCTTTGAGAAGCGGGAAAAAAAGAACGCG ACCCCTGAGGCACAGCGGCAGACACAGGCCGACAGGGCCAGGCTGCGGGAGGAATTCCCCGTCGAGCGCCTCTACCGGCTCCGGAGGAACTGTAACGCCTGCCAGGATGAAGACGTGACCCTGCTGGAGGGAGAGCTGGTGGGTGTGCTGGAGGACCACGACCCACTGGGCAGCACCAGCCGCTGGCTAGTCGACACCGgca CTACCCGGGGCTATGTGTATTCTACCTTCCTAAAGGCCTATAACCCACAGCGTGACGTCAGTGAGTGTCCGGATGACTTTGACAACCTGAGCCTGTTTGTGTCGGGCAGCAGGAGTGGCAGCTTGTATAACTTCAGCCGGTACAACACACCCGACAGCGCCTCTACTCCAGCCGACCagcagggggagacagagagcccCCAGGACGAGACCGGCATGGCTGTGGAACAGCAT TTCTACGCGGTGTACGCGTTCAACGCGCGCTGCGCTCAGGAGCTCAGTCTGCAGGAGTACCAGCCCGTGCGCATCCTGCAGTTCTGCGACCTCGGAGGCAACAAGGATTGGTGGCTGGCCGAGGTCAACGGGCAGAAGGGCTACGTCCCAGCGAACTACCTCGGCAAGATGTCCTACGCGTGA